A DNA window from Zingiber officinale cultivar Zhangliang chromosome 3A, Zo_v1.1, whole genome shotgun sequence contains the following coding sequences:
- the LOC122051288 gene encoding GDSL esterase/lipase At1g28580-like codes for MAATLLPLLLFLAAAAANPAPASACFSSIFSFGDSISDTGNYLISCGATPDPVGHPPYGQTFFHRPTGRCSDGRLIVDFLAQELGLPLVPPYLSGETSPEGANFAVAGCTALDNDFFRSLGLEISWRNYSLGVQMEWFQQLLPSICSSSSECRNLMADSLFLVGEIGGNDYCHSLLQGRAVEEVKAFVPDVISAISSAITELIRLGARTLVVPGAVTLGCLPILLDHFRSNDAGDYERETGCLKFLNRFSEHHNELLLRELNQIRQANPDAAIIYADYYNAMAAIYRNPRRYGFSRSPLVACCGGGGQYNFNASALCGDEAVTACRDPTEYISWDGMHFTEAGYRAVTSELLGRWTEPSLAQICPQIDANFSQGIHASI; via the exons ATGGCTGCAACtctgcttcctcttctcctcttcctcgccGCCGCAGCCGCCAATCCCGCTCCTGCTTCCGCCTGCTTCTCTTCCATATTCAGCTTCGGAGACTCGATCTCTGACACTGGAAACTATCTCATATCATGTGGCGCCACGCCCGATCCCGTCGGCCACCCGCCTTACGGCCAGACCTTCTTCCATCGCCCCACCGGCCGCTGCTCCGATGGCCGCCTCATCGTCGACTTCCTCG CTCAAGAACTTGGATTGCCTTTGGTGCCGCCGTATCTTTCCGGGGAGACCTCGCCGGAGGGAGCTAATTTCGCCGTCGCTGGTTGCACTGCGCTCGACAACGACTTCTTTCGATCgctagggttggagatttcaTGGAGAAATTACTCCTTGGGAGTACAAATGGAGTGGTTCCAGCAACTGCTTCCCTCGATTTGCTCCTCTTCCTCAG AGTGCCGAAATCTCATGGCCGATTCTCTGTTCCTCGTCGGAGAAATCGGCGGCAACGACTACTGCCACAGTCTCCTCCAAGGACGAGCAGTGGAGGAGGTCAAAGCCTTCGTTCCCGACGTGATCTCCGCCATCAGCTCCGCCATCACG GAACTGATCCGGCTCGGCGCGAGAACGCTGGTGGTTCCCGGAGCCGTCACGCTCGGTTGCCTGCCCATTTTATTAGACCACTTCCGGAGCAACGATGCCGGCGACTACGAACGGGAAACAGGGTGCCTCAAGTTCCTGAACAGATTCTCAGAGCACCACAACGAGCTGCTCTTGCGCGAGCTGAACCAGATCCGGCAAGCAAATCCCGACGCCGCCATCATCTATGCTGACTACTACAACGCGATGGCGGCCATCTACCGGAATCCGCGGCGCTACG GATTCAGCAGGAGCCCTCTGGTGGCGTGTTGCGGCGGCGGAGGACAGTACAATTTCAACGCGTCGGCACTGTGCGGCGACGAGGCGGTGACGGCGTGCCGCGACCCGACGGAGTACATTAGCTGGGACGGCATGCACTTCACCGAAGCTGGTTACCGGGCCGTGACCAGCGAATTATTGGGCCGATGGACCGAGCCTTCGTTGGCCCAAATTTGCCCCCAAATCGACGCCAATTTCTCGCAGGGAATCCACGCTTCCATTTAA
- the LOC122051289 gene encoding transcription factor TGAL1-like yields the protein MADGSPRTDTSTDVDTDEKDQRFEHGQLAAVAASDSSDRSKDKTLDQKTLRRLAQNREAARKSRLRKKAYVQQLESSRVKLTQLEQEFQRARQQGIFISSSGDQSHNTGGNGAMAFDVEYARWLEEHNRQTNELRAAVNAHASENDLRISIDGIMAHYEEIFRLKGVAAKADVFHILSGMWKTPAERCFLWLGGFRSSELLKLLANQLDPLTEQQLMGICNLQQSSQQAEDALSQGMEALQQSLAETLAGSLGPSGSSGNVANYMGQMAMAMGKLGTLENFLRQADNLRQQTLQQMHRILTIRQSARAFLAISDYFSRLRALSSLWLARPRE from the exons ATGGCAGATGGTAGTCCCAGGACAGATACCTCCACAGATGTGGACACTGATGAGAAAGATCAGAGG TTCGAACATGGTCAACTTGCTGCTGTTGCAGCTTCTGATTCTAGTGATAGGTCGAAAGACAAAACACTCGATCAAAAG ACTCTTCGTCGCCTTGCACAAAATCGTGAAGCTGCCAGAAAGAGTCGGTTAAGGAAAAAG GCTTATGTACAACAACTAGAGAGCAGTAGAGTAAAGCTGACCCAACTTGAGCAGGAGTTTCAAAGAGCTCGTCAGCAG GGTATTTTCATCTCTAGCTCAGGAGATCAATCACATAACACGGGCGGGAATG GCGCAATGGCTTTTGATGTTGAATATGCACGATGGCTTGAAGAACATAACCGACAGACAAATGAACTGAGAGCAGCAGTTAATGCTCATGCGAGTGAAAACGACCTACGCATTAGCATCGATGGTATCATGGCACACTATGAGGAAATATTTAGGCTCAAGGGCGTTGCCGCAAAGGCAGATGTCTTTCACATATTATCGGGAATGTGGAAGACACCGGCTGAAAGATGTTTCCTATGGCTCGGGGGTTTCCGATCATCTGAACTTCTAAAG TTACTTGCAAACCAGCTCGACCCTCTAACCGAGCAGCAATTGATGGGGATATGCAATCTCCAACAGTCATCCCAGCAGGCTGAGGATGCCCTCTCTCAAGGGATGGAGGCCTTGCAGCAGTCCCTAGCCGAAACATTGGCCGGTTCTCTCGGTCCCTCGGGATCGTCAGGAAATGTAGCAAATTACATGGGTCAGATGGCTATGGCCATGGGGAAACTCGGTACTCTCGAGAACTTTCTTCGGCAG GCTGACAATCTCCGGCAGCAAACCTTACAACAAATGCATCGGATATTGACTATAAGACAGTCTGCTCGGGCATTCCTCGCCATAAGTGATTACTTCTCGCGTCTCCGTGCCTTGAGCTCCCTCTGGCTCGCTCGGCCTAGGGAGTAA